The window CTGCGATCGATAAACACGGGAAGCTTTGCTTAATTGCATCGCCGGATGGCGCAGGCAATGCAGTCAAGATTCATGCAGATGCTAAAGTGTATGCGGGACTTTTCGACGGAATGCAATCAGCCCAGCTCAGCCTAGATATGAAACGCAAAGGCTATGTGCACCTCATTCAAGGTGAACTCAACATCAATGGCATTACCCTCCAAGGCGGTGATGCACTACTCATTAGCGATGAAACAGAAATTCGGATTGACCAAGGAAAAAAGGCTGAGGTCTTAATTTTCGATCTTCACGCATGAAGGCAATATAAAAAGAAAAAAGGTGATGTTTGCCTCAGCAAACATCACCTCATTTAAGGAAAAACCGCAATTAATCGAGCTTAATTTTTGCTTTCTCGATTACTACCTTCCATCTAGCGATATCAGAATTATATAAATCGGTAAATTGCTGAGTATTCATTGGTGCAATTTGAACGCCCGCCTTGACAAACCGCTCCTTCATTTCTGGTGTATCTAAAATTTTCAAAATAGTACTGCTCAAGGTATTCATAATTGCAGGCGGAGTTCCTGCCGGCACGAATAGCCCTTGCCAGAGAGCCATCTCATAACCCCTTACTCCAGCCTCTTGCATTGTGACCAGTTCAGGAGCGCCGCTAAAACGATTCTTGCCAGTCACTGCCAAGGCATTGACTTTATCCCCCTTGTACAAAGGCAATCCAACCGGCATGCCTGCAAAGTAAAAATCAATTTGACCACCTACTAAATCGGTCGCTGCTGGGGAGCCGCCCTTGTAAGGAATATGAATTGCCTGTGTTCCCGTGGTCGATAAAAATAATTCACCAGCCATATGATCTGAGTTTCCAATACCAGAGGAGCCAAAGCTCAGCTTACCTGGATCAGCCTTCAGCATAGCAATCAACTCGGCTACATTTTTAGCCTTTGAGTTATTGTTCACGATCAAAATATGGGGAGTTGCTGCAACACCCACTACAGGCAATAGGTCTTTTTGGCCATTAAATGGCAGTCTTGGATTGGCAGCTACGTTAATTGCTAAGCCGTTCTGCGCAAAAAGGACGGTGTAGCCATCGGGAGCGCTCTTAGCTACAGCATCTGCCGCCAAACTTCCTGCCGCTCCACCTCTATTTTCCACGATGACTGACTGCTTAAGAGCAATACTGAGTTCATTTGCCACCATTCTGCCAACGATATCCGTTGAACTTCCTGGGGCGTAGCCGACTAACATCTTGATAGGCTTATCTGGATAGGCAGCAAACGCTGTTCCCAGAACCAGTGGTAATACTAAAGAACCCAATACTATTTTTTTTATTGATTTTTTAATCATTTTGTCTCCTCCGGTAAGTTTATAAATCTAAAGTTGTAATTCCACACTCCTTGGCACAGTGATTCAACGACTCTTGTAATTCGGTTGATATCGGTATTCCATGTTGTAGTCGCTCTGCCATCACTCTAGCCGCACCATCGCCAGGAACCCGAATCTGATTTACACCAGGCAATTTAGAGGAAGCTTTCAAATCATTTACCAAAGCAATGACTCGATTAACAAATTGCTCCTTATCCCCAAAGGCACTTGGATCTACCGCAATAATGGTTTGCCCTGTATTAGTAATCAGATCATGATGTGCATTAAAGTCAATAGTGTCTTTTCCAACAGCTGCGTTGTTGAGTGCCCCGGCTAGCAATCCAATCATGACTGCAAGTCCATATCCCTTATACCCACCAATCGGCAGCAATGAACCCTCGCTTGATTTTTGAGGATCTGTAATAGGCTGACCGTTCCGATCAATCATCCAGGTATCTGGAATAGACTCCCCTTTTTGAGCGGCTACTTTTACCTTCCCATACGCAGCAACTGTAGTCGCAATATCCAAAAGCACAATAGGATGTTCGCCAGCAGGTACTGCAATTGCAATAGGATTGGTTGATAAAAGCAAATCGATGCCGCCCCAGGGAGCCATATGATTTGCATTACCAACAGCCATATAGATTCCGATATAGCCCTGCTCTGCCAACCTTCTTACATAAACAGAGGCAGCACCAGAATGGTTTCCATAGTGACTGCCTACCCAACATACGCTGTGTTGCTTCACTTTTTCTAAAGCTAACTCAACCGCTTTATTCATGACTAAATGGCCTAAAGCATTATCTCCATTTAGCAAGGCAGTTGCGCCTTGCTCACGCTCAATATGAATATGGGGATTGAGATTGATGCCCCCGGCCCGAATTCTTTTGATGTAAGCAGGCAATCTAAAGATCCCATGACCATCAGCGCCAACAAGATCTGACTTAACCATCAATTGCGCCACAATTTTGGCGTCAGCTGCGGGCACTTGATTAGCCTGCAATGCCCTGGTAATAAATTCTTCAGCTTGAGTTATTGGTAAATATTTCATATCTAATATTGCCGTTTAATTTCCAACACCACTCTTAAACTCCATCTTATAGGTGTATTTATTTTCAGGATGGTAAGTAAATGTAATTTCAAAAAGTTTATCCTGATCATCGAAGTAACGTCGAACAATCACTAAACAGGGATCATGCGGCCTCAATTGAAGCTTTTTGGCAATGTTGGCAGGGGCACCAACAGCATAAACATCCACTTCTGCTCGGTCAATTCTGGTGCCATATTTTTTTTCAATTTGCTCAAACACCATCACCTGAGAATGCTCAGGCTCGGATGTGAGCGATGCAAATTGGGGAAGAATATAAATATCAGTCCAAGCAATCACTTGCTCGGTATCTCGCTGCTTTCGAATGCCGCCAATGTGATACCAGGAAGAGCCTACCGCACCCCCAATCATTTCGCTCAGGGGCTTATCGAGCTCTATAAATTCTTCAACAATATTTTTCCGATAAGTATTTCTTGGATAACTCAAAATATCAATAGGAGAATTAAAACTTTGAGTAAATCTTCTCACTTTTTGGCGAGAAATTACCTGAGTTGGTACGCCCTGGCGACGTAATACCAAGCCATCGGATTCTATAGTTTGAAGTGCATGTCTCAATGTATGTCGGCTTGCATCAAAGCTGGCACACAGGGCTTCCTCGGAGGGCAAGTTTGATCCTACCGCCCAATCACCATTGTGAATGCGCTGAGCCAGCGCATTCGCCAAGGTTTTATAAAGCGGTAGAGACCCTTTCAATTTAGGAAAGACCGAACATCTTCTTGCCAGCTACTGGTAAACGCGCTTTCAAAATGTCGCCAGAAAGGGATTCAGTAATGTAGAGATCTTTACCATCTGGTCCGCCGAAGCACATGTTAGCGAGGTGGTGGTGATGTGGGTTATCAGAATAGATAAGGTGAGTTGGGAGCATATTGCTATCAAATCTCCAGATACCAATTCCCAGGTGGCAGACTAATAAACCATTCTCGGAATCCATTTCGATACCATCGGGACCAGCAACACCACCTGTTAACTGAATTGCTACACCTGTTTTAGATACGGAGCCATCAGCCATGAGCGGCAAGCGCCAAATTTGCTGGGATCTGGTAGCAGCAACAAACACATGCTTTTCTTGGGTGTTTAAAGTAATGCCATTCGGACTGGGTACGTTAATCGCCAAGCGATCAAGCTGACCATTCTCACGCAATCGAAATACTCTGCCTGTAGGGTCTGCAATTCCAGTTTGACCTTGATCGGTAAAGTACAAGTCACCATTAGAGGCAAAATGTAAATCATTCAGACCCTTGAAGTTTTCGCTGTACATCGATCCCAGGATCGTTTCAACTTTTCCAGTTTTCGGATCCAGAGCCAACAAACCTAACTTGTAATCACAAATAAATGCGCGGCCGTCTTTATGAAACTTCAATCCATTAGGCCAGCCGTCAAACTGAGTTACCAAGTCCCAGTCACCTTTAGGAGTAATTCTGAATACCCTGCCAAAAGGGATATCTAAAAACCACAGATTACCTTCACGATCAAAAGATGGCCCCTCTAAAAAGCACTCTACTTCGGCACCTTGACGATTTGGGTCGGACCAACCTGTGCGAGATTTCTTTCTAAATTTCGCGGGCATCGACATGAAAACTTCTGCCTTGATTTTCTCAACAGGCTGAAAGGGGTTATGCATGGTCATAATTACTGGCTCCAGGTGATAGTTATACGGATAAGTTAACTTAAATGATTCACAATTAAAACATAATTGATGATAATGTACTGCAAATAGGTATTTCAACCCTTTATCTTGTTTTATAACTTAACCGTATAAGTAAGGCTGTCCATGAGCTACGTTGCTGTGATTGGTACTGGAATAATGGCCGCAGGCATTGCCGCCGGATTCATTGCAAAAAGTATTCCTGTTGTGATCTTAGGAAGAAATAAAGAAAAAGCAGATACATGCCTAGAGAAGGCGCTTATTCTCGCCGAGAAGATTGGCATTACAGGCCCTTACTCAAGTCAAAACAAAGACGCAATCAAGGCAGAGCAAACTACCGATATTCTTGAGGACTGGTCTAGCTGGAATACCTGTGATTGGGTTATTGAAACCGTAGCTGAAAACCTCGCTCTCAAACAAGCCGTTTTTCAACACTTAGATGAACGCGTTCCAGCGCATATTCCGATTGGCAGTAACAGCTCAGGCTTTCCAATCAGCAAAATTGCGAGTGGGCTCAAAACTGCTAATCGCATGATGGGCGCCCACTACTTTATGCCGGCAGAAGTAGTGCCATTAGTAGAAATTGTGATGGGCGAGAAAACGGGACTAGCCTTTGCAGATAAAGCATGTCAGCTGTACAAAAAAATCGATAAAAAACCGGTCCTGGTTAAAAAAGATATTCCTGGATTTTTAGCCAACCGCATACAGCATGCACTCATGCGCGAAGCGCTATCCCTTGTACAAGAGGGTATTGCAAGCCCTGAGGATATTGATGACGCCGTACGCTATAGCTTTGGATTTCGATATGCTGCTGTTGGCCCCATGACTCAAAAAGAAATTTCTGGATGGGATGGGATGGCTAATGCAGCAAAGGAAATCTACCCCTCCCTATCTAATATCACCACCCTTCCACCAAAGGTGGTGCAACTGATGAGCGAGGGTAAAACCGGCATGAAATCAGGCGAAGGTTTTAGAAAATGGACGCCAGCAGAGATCGAAAAGGTATCAGAATCCTACTCGAGAAGACTCAAGGCTGCCTTTGATGTACTTAACATTGAATAACTGAGTACCCCTTGGCAATGACCTCTCTCACCCGATTGATGCTTGGTGTCACACCAATGCCAGTGGATGCCAATTGGCTTACCTCTAGGTATCCATGCTTGGCAATGAGGGGCGCATCACACACATCAAACTTCAAGTATTGATTCGACATGCTAAAACCCCAGGACACCTCTCCCGTCGCAAAGCCGATTGATGCTGTCGCTGCTGCCGATAATGAAGTCTCAGCAATCTTGCAGGCTAAATTTAAGCCTAACTTATGCTCACTGAGTAGCTTAGCGCACTCAAGAGCTTTAATGATGCCGCCTGTCTTAATCAACTTCAAGCTAGCGCCTCCAATAGCATTGGCATCTATGAATTGTTCCAGCTCGGCAACACCATGGATGGATTCATCTAAACCGATAGGAATGCCAGAGCTATTTTTTAAAAGGGCAAAATCATCCATAGATAAATCTGCCGGTATTAGCTGCTCTACAAATGTCAAACGACTAGCCTCTTCCGATTGGCAAAAGCGGATGGCATCTGTCAAAGTCAATGCACAGTTAGCATCAACAGAAATCACATCACCCGCCAAGCTATCGCACAGCATCTTCACTCTATGGAGATCCTCCTCCAGTGAAGGTGAGCCGATTTTAATTTTCCAGTGCCTAAAACCCAGATCACGGAATGTTTTAGCGTCACTAAGCTCTTTTTCTAAAGATCCACCTAACATTCTCAACAAGGGAATAGCGGTAGGCGGCAGTTCATTGAGGGATTTGTTTCTGCTGCGCAAATATTGCCATAAAGGAACACAGGCTTCTTGCGTATATAAATCTA is drawn from Polynucleobacter arcticus and contains these coding sequences:
- a CDS encoding Bug family tripartite tricarboxylate transporter substrate binding protein; this translates as MIKKSIKKIVLGSLVLPLVLGTAFAAYPDKPIKMLVGYAPGSSTDIVGRMVANELSIALKQSVIVENRGGAAGSLAADAVAKSAPDGYTVLFAQNGLAINVAANPRLPFNGQKDLLPVVGVAATPHILIVNNNSKAKNVAELIAMLKADPGKLSFGSSGIGNSDHMAGELFLSTTGTQAIHIPYKGGSPAATDLVGGQIDFYFAGMPVGLPLYKGDKVNALAVTGKNRFSGAPELVTMQEAGVRGYEMALWQGLFVPAGTPPAIMNTLSSTILKILDTPEMKERFVKAGVQIAPMNTQQFTDLYNSDIARWKVVIEKAKIKLD
- a CDS encoding Ldh family oxidoreductase, whose protein sequence is MKYLPITQAEEFITRALQANQVPAADAKIVAQLMVKSDLVGADGHGIFRLPAYIKRIRAGGINLNPHIHIEREQGATALLNGDNALGHLVMNKAVELALEKVKQHSVCWVGSHYGNHSGAASVYVRRLAEQGYIGIYMAVGNANHMAPWGGIDLLLSTNPIAIAVPAGEHPIVLLDIATTVAAYGKVKVAAQKGESIPDTWMIDRNGQPITDPQKSSEGSLLPIGGYKGYGLAVMIGLLAGALNNAAVGKDTIDFNAHHDLITNTGQTIIAVDPSAFGDKEQFVNRVIALVNDLKASSKLPGVNQIRVPGDGAARVMAERLQHGIPISTELQESLNHCAKECGITTLDL
- a CDS encoding GntR family transcriptional regulator; the protein is MKGSLPLYKTLANALAQRIHNGDWAVGSNLPSEEALCASFDASRHTLRHALQTIESDGLVLRRQGVPTQVISRQKVRRFTQSFNSPIDILSYPRNTYRKNIVEEFIELDKPLSEMIGGAVGSSWYHIGGIRKQRDTEQVIAWTDIYILPQFASLTSEPEHSQVMVFEQIEKKYGTRIDRAEVDVYAVGAPANIAKKLQLRPHDPCLVIVRRYFDDQDKLFEITFTYHPENKYTYKMEFKSGVGN
- a CDS encoding SMP-30/gluconolactonase/LRE family protein; translated protein: MHNPFQPVEKIKAEVFMSMPAKFRKKSRTGWSDPNRQGAEVECFLEGPSFDREGNLWFLDIPFGRVFRITPKGDWDLVTQFDGWPNGLKFHKDGRAFICDYKLGLLALDPKTGKVETILGSMYSENFKGLNDLHFASNGDLYFTDQGQTGIADPTGRVFRLRENGQLDRLAINVPSPNGITLNTQEKHVFVAATRSQQIWRLPLMADGSVSKTGVAIQLTGGVAGPDGIEMDSENGLLVCHLGIGIWRFDSNMLPTHLIYSDNPHHHHLANMCFGGPDGKDLYITESLSGDILKARLPVAGKKMFGLS
- a CDS encoding 3-hydroxyacyl-CoA dehydrogenase family protein, yielding MSYVAVIGTGIMAAGIAAGFIAKSIPVVILGRNKEKADTCLEKALILAEKIGITGPYSSQNKDAIKAEQTTDILEDWSSWNTCDWVIETVAENLALKQAVFQHLDERVPAHIPIGSNSSGFPISKIASGLKTANRMMGAHYFMPAEVVPLVEIVMGEKTGLAFADKACQLYKKIDKKPVLVKKDIPGFLANRIQHALMREALSLVQEGIASPEDIDDAVRYSFGFRYAAVGPMTQKEISGWDGMANAAKEIYPSLSNITTLPPKVVQLMSEGKTGMKSGEGFRKWTPAEIEKVSESYSRRLKAAFDVLNIE
- a CDS encoding mandelate racemase/muconate lactonizing enzyme family protein codes for the protein MKILRADIYPLSIPLIEPIKMSREIVVDAKTVLLCLTDEKGRQGWGEASVAPLMTGETLDSLIGSIRYLVEKSLSIDWLEPDNFADTFSLFLYSNASAKSCVEMALLDLYTQEACVPLWQYLRSRNKSLNELPPTAIPLLRMLGGSLEKELSDAKTFRDLGFRHWKIKIGSPSLEEDLHRVKMLCDSLAGDVISVDANCALTLTDAIRFCQSEEASRLTFVEQLIPADLSMDDFALLKNSSGIPIGLDESIHGVAELEQFIDANAIGGASLKLIKTGGIIKALECAKLLSEHKLGLNLACKIAETSLSAAATASIGFATGEVSWGFSMSNQYLKFDVCDAPLIAKHGYLEVSQLASTGIGVTPSINRVREVIAKGYSVIQC